The following are from one region of the Deltaproteobacteria bacterium genome:
- a CDS encoding sorbosone dehydrogenase family protein, with the protein MSNHPEYGRGFWKKIALFVFCFCPVTAGLFFGCACPARADIRLESIKLPTGFSIELYAGNVEGARSLALGPNGIVFVGSRSPGKVYALVDRNADQRVDEVITLASGLDSPNGVAFHQGALYVAEVSRILRFDDIANRLHNPPRPVVVNATFPKDQHHGWKFMAFGPDDRLYVPVGAPCNICERDDPRYASIMRLNPDGSGLEIFAHGVRNTVGFDWHPESKELWFTDNGRDWLGNNRPADELNKAPQKGLHFGFPYCHAGDLPDPGFGQKRSCKEFVPPEQKLGPHVASLGMRFYTGTMFPPEYRNQIFIAEHGSWNRVVPIGYRISLVRMKDGKASGYETFAQGWLRGLLAWGRPVDVLVMPDGALLVSDDKAGAVYRISYHKPR; encoded by the coding sequence ATGAGTAATCACCCGGAATACGGCCGAGGATTTTGGAAGAAAATAGCCTTATTTGTTTTTTGTTTCTGCCCGGTCACGGCCGGGCTCTTTTTTGGGTGCGCCTGTCCGGCCCGGGCCGATATCAGGCTGGAGTCCATCAAACTTCCTACGGGCTTTTCGATTGAGCTTTATGCCGGGAATGTCGAAGGGGCCCGTTCCCTGGCCTTGGGACCCAATGGGATCGTCTTCGTGGGCAGCCGCTCGCCGGGCAAGGTGTATGCCCTGGTGGACCGGAACGCCGATCAGCGGGTCGATGAAGTGATTACCCTGGCCTCGGGCCTCGATTCACCCAACGGAGTGGCCTTTCACCAGGGGGCCCTTTACGTGGCCGAGGTCTCCAGGATACTCCGGTTTGATGATATCGCCAATCGTCTCCATAATCCCCCAAGGCCGGTTGTGGTCAATGCCACCTTTCCAAAAGACCAACACCACGGCTGGAAATTCATGGCCTTCGGTCCGGACGACCGCCTGTATGTCCCGGTCGGGGCCCCCTGTAACATCTGCGAGCGCGATGATCCCCGATATGCGTCGATCATGCGCCTGAACCCCGATGGGAGCGGCCTGGAAATCTTCGCCCATGGGGTCCGCAATACCGTGGGATTCGACTGGCACCCGGAAAGCAAAGAGCTTTGGTTTACCGACAACGGCCGCGACTGGCTGGGTAATAACCGGCCGGCCGACGAATTAAACAAGGCCCCCCAAAAGGGACTGCATTTCGGATTTCCCTATTGCCATGCCGGTGACCTCCCTGATCCCGGATTCGGGCAAAAACGGTCATGCAAGGAGTTCGTCCCCCCCGAACAGAAGTTGGGGCCCCATGTGGCCTCCCTGGGCATGCGCTTCTATACCGGGACCATGTTTCCCCCGGAATACCGCAATCAGATATTCATCGCCGAACACGGCTCCTGGAACCGGGTGGTGCCCATCGGTTACCGGATCAGCCTGGTGAGGATGAAAGACGGGAAGGCATCAGGTTACGAGACCTTTGCCCAGGGATGGCTGAGAGGGCTTCTGGCTTGGGGAAGGCCGGTGGAT